Sequence from the Bacillus thuringiensis genome:
CGAGATGATTGGAGAGTTGTCGATTTTAGATATCGATGAGGAGAACAAAAGAGCAGGATTCAGAATATCAATGCTTTCCATAGCAGTAACAGGACAAGGCTATGGAACTGAAGCTATTAAAATAATTTTAAGATTTGTTTTTGAACAACTATCATTAAATCGTTTACAGTTAGAAGTATTTAGCCATAATTTACGCGGAATTAAAGCTTATGAAAAAGTTGGTTTTGTAAAAGAAGGAACTTTACGTCAATCTTTATTTTATAACGATGCATACTCGGATGAAATTATTATGGCCATACTTAAAAGCGATTATATAGAGAGACCTTTGTAAATGAATGTCTTAAGCTATTAAACAACTTTAAAGAACCTTACCACAGTAAAATGCAGTAAGGCTCTTTCATTT
This genomic interval carries:
- a CDS encoding GNAT family N-acetyltransferase, whose product is MRLESERIYLRPLCQLDAPIILESTMDDEIRYMTGTKSTFSLEQITKHIDYINNDSSRYDFAICLTRTDEMIGELSILDIDEENKRAGFRISMLSIAVTGQGYGTEAIKIILRFVFEQLSLNRLQLEVFSHNLRGIKAYEKVGFVKEGTLRQSLFYNDAYSDEIIMAILKSDYIERPL